A single region of the Pseudomonas granadensis genome encodes:
- a CDS encoding PAAR domain-containing protein, with protein MSGKPAARVSDPTACPLPGHGTNPIAAGSGDVFFDGLAAARQGDASACGGAMSGGLATTVLINGKPAATVDSVGTHGNKVTAGSGTVIIGNSHTPAPFVPPLPLNIFGFDVRVQLMDQASGTPLKNVSYIATLEDGTEVHGKTDESGFSQALGKKAQSQNVQISVKPNWLLKGE; from the coding sequence ATGTCTGGCAAACCCGCAGCACGCGTATCCGACCCCACCGCTTGCCCGCTCCCCGGCCACGGCACGAACCCGATCGCCGCCGGTTCCGGCGACGTGTTCTTCGACGGCCTCGCGGCCGCCCGCCAAGGCGATGCGTCGGCGTGTGGTGGTGCGATGTCCGGCGGCTTGGCGACCACTGTGTTGATCAACGGCAAACCTGCCGCGACGGTTGATTCCGTGGGGACCCATGGCAACAAGGTCACGGCTGGATCCGGGACGGTGATTATTGGCAATTCGCATACGCCAGCGCCGTTTGTGCCGCCGTTGCCTTTGAACATTTTTGGCTTTGACGTTCGGGTTCAATTGATGGATCAAGCATCTGGAACGCCACTCAAAAATGTCTCGTACATCGCCACGCTTGAAGATGGCACAGAGGTTCACGGCAAGACCGATGAGTCGGGATTTTCGCAAGCGCTTGGGAAAAAAGCTCAGTCACAAAATGTCCAGATTTCGGTGAAACCGAACTGGCTGCTGAAGGGGGAGTGA
- the tagH gene encoding type VI secretion system-associated FHA domain protein TagH, translating into MELVFEMLNTKQFVPTELCQRTFKQAGGVIGRGEDCDWIIPDRKRHLSNHHAIVSYRDGSFFLTDTSSNGVQDGSSHARLHKGEPVRIEHGSTYILGDFEIRARLVRDPATFDGEVGRPRAAGSIIPDDAFLDLDPLNALEQQERVYSEIDELLAPTAKPEDSRQRADYARIDMESLLVPELIAAPVEPEPAPAPKAVERQSDGFWEHFGAALGVDVKDLSHDEREAMAINAARLLRQSIGGLQQSLRTRSELKNELRLAQTTVQGTNKNPLKFAVDPSEALEILLQPSKPGHLPAEQAISRAFRDLQAHQVALLTASRAAVRGTLEHFSPEQLTLRFERDNKPLIATSGGRWRAFGRYHQALRQDDDWSERLLARDFAQAYEEQIRLISTLHTDHQG; encoded by the coding sequence ATGGAATTGGTTTTCGAAATGCTGAACACCAAGCAGTTCGTGCCCACCGAATTGTGCCAGCGGACCTTCAAACAGGCCGGCGGCGTGATCGGGCGGGGCGAGGACTGCGACTGGATCATCCCTGACCGCAAGCGTCACCTGTCCAATCACCACGCGATTGTCAGCTACCGCGATGGCTCGTTTTTCCTGACCGACACCAGCAGCAACGGTGTCCAGGACGGCAGCAGCCACGCGCGCCTGCACAAGGGCGAGCCGGTGCGCATCGAGCACGGCAGCACCTACATTCTTGGCGACTTCGAGATCCGCGCGCGGCTGGTGCGCGACCCGGCGACCTTCGACGGTGAAGTCGGCCGTCCGCGCGCTGCCGGCAGCATCATTCCGGATGACGCGTTCCTCGACCTCGATCCGCTCAATGCGCTTGAACAGCAAGAGCGCGTGTACTCGGAAATCGACGAGCTGCTGGCGCCCACGGCCAAACCGGAGGATTCGCGTCAGCGTGCCGACTACGCGCGCATCGACATGGAAAGCCTGCTGGTGCCGGAGCTGATCGCCGCGCCGGTCGAACCCGAGCCCGCTCCGGCCCCGAAAGCCGTCGAGCGTCAGAGCGACGGATTCTGGGAGCATTTCGGCGCTGCGCTGGGTGTCGACGTCAAAGACCTCAGCCACGACGAACGCGAAGCCATGGCGATCAATGCGGCGCGCCTGCTGCGCCAGAGCATCGGCGGTCTGCAGCAGAGCCTGCGCACCCGCTCGGAGCTGAAAAACGAACTGCGTCTGGCTCAGACCACCGTGCAGGGCACCAACAAGAACCCGCTGAAATTCGCCGTTGACCCGAGCGAAGCGCTGGAGATTCTGTTGCAGCCGAGCAAACCCGGGCATCTGCCGGCCGAACAGGCGATCTCCCGTGCGTTCCGTGACTTGCAGGCGCATCAAGTGGCCTTGCTCACCGCCAGCCGCGCCGCTGTGCGCGGCACGCTCGAGCATTTCTCGCCGGAGCAGTTGACCCTGCGTTTCGAGCGCGACAACAAGCCGCTGATCGCCACGTCGGGCGGGCGCTGGAGAGCGTTCGGCCGTTATCACCAGGCGCTGCGTCAGGACGATGACTGGAGCGAGCGTCTGCTGGCCCGCGACTTTGCTCAGGCCTACGAAGAACAGATCCGCCTGATTTCCACCCTTCACACCGACCACCAAGGATGA
- the tssE gene encoding type VI secretion system baseplate subunit TssE, translating to MDGYGSLFERLNGDAQLRNGKSLEVSAMASVAAHLAKMLSTRAGSVQTLADYGLPDLNDMRLSLHDSLSQARLAIESFIEAYEPRLSNVRVISLPRDHDQLRLAFSIEGLLEVEGFKRQVSFSARLDGSGQVKVT from the coding sequence ATGGACGGATACGGCAGCCTGTTCGAACGCCTCAACGGCGACGCACAACTACGCAATGGCAAGAGCCTCGAGGTTTCTGCCATGGCGTCGGTGGCTGCCCATCTGGCCAAAATGCTCAGCACCCGGGCCGGCAGCGTGCAAACGCTGGCCGACTACGGGTTGCCCGATCTCAATGACATGCGCCTGAGCCTGCACGACTCGCTGAGTCAGGCCCGCCTGGCCATCGAAAGCTTCATCGAAGCCTACGAACCGCGCCTGAGCAACGTGCGTGTCATTTCCCTGCCGCGTGACCACGATCAGCTTCGCCTGGCCTTCAGTATCGAAGGCCTGCTGGAAGTTGAAGGGTTCAAGCGTCAGGTCAGTTTTTCCGCGCGCCTGGATGGCAGCGGTCAAGTCAAGGTCACCTAA
- a CDS encoding DUF6695 family protein — protein sequence MPQAVQVATVATTPAADVSPIQVYLTADNDFLIPLVFPQFEIHIMDDYKDTWFGQKIKIEFPKAPFLGHAGVLLINGKTGVSKYYEYGRYKGPGPAGRVQKGNIPDVKIVAGHITESSLKKTLRQISIAHGQSGNIKGVVLRGDVYANALAWLDAKFAENNDKARKAYDLGNHNCVTFAAELAESVGFSAPFRSRTVAPTLYMTQFQLSEIDLDYYFADDKLEIDE from the coding sequence ATGCCGCAAGCCGTTCAGGTGGCAACTGTCGCCACCACACCTGCCGCAGACGTTTCACCGATTCAGGTTTACTTGACAGCGGACAATGACTTTCTCATTCCGTTGGTTTTCCCCCAATTCGAGATCCATATAATGGATGACTATAAGGACACTTGGTTTGGTCAAAAAATCAAAATCGAGTTTCCCAAAGCACCTTTCCTTGGTCATGCGGGTGTTTTGCTGATCAATGGCAAGACAGGTGTTTCTAAATATTATGAATACGGCCGATATAAAGGACCTGGTCCGGCCGGGCGGGTACAAAAAGGCAATATTCCGGATGTAAAAATCGTAGCCGGGCATATTACCGAATCGTCATTAAAGAAAACTCTCAGACAAATTTCGATAGCGCACGGCCAGTCAGGAAATATAAAAGGTGTCGTGCTCAGAGGAGATGTCTACGCAAACGCTTTGGCATGGTTGGACGCAAAGTTTGCTGAAAATAATGACAAAGCACGGAAGGCCTACGACTTAGGGAACCATAACTGCGTGACTTTTGCTGCGGAGTTGGCGGAGAGTGTTGGTTTTTCTGCCCCTTTCCGTTCTCGTACAGTAGCTCCAACTTTGTACATGACACAATTTCAGCTGTCTGAAATTGACCTTGACTACTATTTCGCTGACGACAAATTGGAAATAGATGAATGA
- the tssH gene encoding type VI secretion system ATPase TssH produces MINVDLQQLIQALDAETRRDLERSAERCVARGGSKILVEDLLLGLLERQNGLLSRALQDADVDAGELSAALQSRVEHSASRNPVFAPELVQWLQDALLVANLELGQTQVEDAALILALLRNPMRYAGSRYQPLLAKLNIDRLKEFALSQQEQPATNGKPAAQGESLLQRFTHNLTQQARDGKLDPVLCRDGAIRQMVDILARRRKNNPIVVGEAGVGKTAIVEGLASRIAAGEVPQVLKGVELLSLDMGLLQAGASVKGEFERRLKGVIDEVKASPKPIILFIDEAHTLIGAGGNAGGSDAANLLKPALARGELRTIAATTWAEYKKYFEKDPALARRFQPVQLHEPTVSEAVTILRGLAQVYEKSHGIYLRDDAVVSAAELSARYLAGRQLPDKAVDVLDTACARVRISLAAAPESLERLRGELAEGGRQRQALRRDAEAGLLIDHEALEALEARLGEAESEMVALETLWTEQKELAERLLELRQQLAKAREAAAVEPTVSVEEDAEGTVIETHAAEVEEGQSVEALEAQLHETHTALTAAQVKERLVSFEVCPRLVAEVISAWTGVPLAQLAREHNAKVASFATDLRTRIRGQEQAVHALDRSMRATAAGLNKPDAPVGVFLLVGPSGVGKTETALALADLLYGGDRFITTINMSEFQEKHTVSRLIGAPPGYVGYGEGGMLTEAVRQKPYSVVLLDEVEKADPDVLNLFYQIFDKGVANDGEGREIDFRNTLILMTSNLGSDKISDLCENGARPTAEVLEETIRPVLSKHFKPALLARMKVVPYYPVGGPVLRELIEIKLGRLGERLNRRQLDFTWCQNLVDHLSERCTQSESGARLIDHLLDQHVLPLVADRLLDAMATGESLKRVHATLDGDASVTCEFA; encoded by the coding sequence ATGATCAACGTAGACCTGCAACAACTCATCCAGGCGCTGGACGCCGAAACCCGTCGTGATCTGGAGCGTTCGGCCGAGCGTTGCGTGGCCCGGGGCGGCAGCAAGATTCTCGTCGAAGACCTGCTGCTGGGCTTGCTGGAACGTCAGAACGGCTTGTTGTCGCGCGCCTTGCAGGATGCCGACGTCGATGCCGGTGAGCTGAGCGCCGCGCTGCAATCGCGGGTCGAGCACAGCGCTTCGCGCAACCCGGTGTTCGCTCCGGAACTGGTGCAGTGGCTGCAAGACGCACTGCTGGTGGCCAACCTTGAACTGGGCCAGACCCAGGTCGAAGATGCCGCACTGATTCTGGCTTTGCTGCGCAACCCGATGCGCTACGCGGGCAGCCGTTATCAGCCGCTGCTCGCCAAGCTGAACATCGATCGCCTGAAGGAATTTGCCCTGTCGCAACAGGAACAACCGGCGACCAATGGCAAACCTGCCGCACAAGGCGAATCGCTGTTGCAGCGTTTCACGCACAACCTGACCCAGCAGGCCCGCGACGGCAAACTCGACCCGGTGCTGTGCCGTGACGGCGCGATCCGCCAGATGGTCGACATCCTTGCCCGTCGCCGCAAGAACAACCCGATCGTGGTCGGTGAGGCCGGTGTCGGTAAAACCGCCATCGTTGAAGGTCTGGCCTCGCGCATCGCCGCCGGTGAAGTGCCGCAGGTACTCAAAGGCGTTGAATTGCTCTCGCTGGACATGGGCCTGTTGCAGGCCGGCGCCAGCGTCAAAGGCGAATTCGAACGTCGTCTGAAAGGCGTGATCGACGAAGTCAAAGCCTCGCCGAAGCCGATCATTCTGTTCATCGACGAAGCCCACACGCTGATCGGCGCGGGCGGCAATGCCGGCGGCTCCGACGCGGCCAACCTGCTGAAACCGGCGCTGGCCCGTGGCGAATTGCGCACCATCGCCGCGACCACCTGGGCCGAGTACAAGAAATACTTCGAGAAAGACCCGGCACTGGCCCGTCGTTTCCAGCCCGTGCAATTGCACGAACCGACCGTCAGCGAAGCAGTGACCATTCTGCGTGGTCTGGCTCAGGTCTACGAGAAGAGCCACGGCATCTACCTGCGTGATGACGCGGTGGTTTCTGCGGCCGAATTGTCCGCGCGCTATCTGGCCGGTCGGCAACTGCCGGACAAAGCCGTCGACGTGCTCGACACCGCTTGCGCCCGCGTGCGCATCAGCCTCGCCGCCGCCCCGGAAAGCCTTGAGCGCCTGCGTGGCGAACTGGCTGAAGGTGGCCGTCAGCGTCAGGCCCTGCGTCGCGATGCCGAGGCCGGTCTGCTGATCGACCACGAAGCGCTGGAGGCACTGGAAGCGCGTCTGGGCGAAGCCGAAAGCGAGATGGTTGCGCTGGAGACCCTGTGGACCGAGCAGAAAGAGTTGGCCGAGCGCCTGCTGGAGCTGCGTCAGCAACTGGCCAAGGCCCGCGAAGCCGCCGCTGTCGAGCCGACTGTCAGCGTCGAAGAAGACGCTGAAGGCACGGTGATCGAAACCCACGCCGCCGAAGTCGAAGAAGGCCAAAGCGTCGAAGCGCTGGAAGCGCAGCTGCACGAAACCCACACGGCGTTGACTGCTGCGCAGGTCAAAGAGCGTCTGGTCAGCTTCGAAGTGTGCCCGCGTCTGGTTGCCGAAGTGATCAGCGCCTGGACCGGCGTGCCGCTGGCGCAACTGGCCCGCGAACACAACGCCAAGGTCGCCAGTTTCGCCACCGACCTGCGCACGCGCATTCGTGGTCAGGAACAAGCCGTGCACGCGCTGGATCGCTCGATGCGCGCCACTGCTGCCGGTCTGAACAAGCCTGACGCACCGGTCGGCGTGTTTTTGCTGGTCGGCCCGAGCGGCGTCGGCAAAACCGAAACCGCGCTGGCCCTTGCTGACCTGCTGTATGGCGGCGACCGTTTCATCACCACCATCAACATGTCCGAATTCCAGGAGAAGCACACCGTCTCGCGCCTGATCGGCGCGCCACCGGGCTATGTCGGCTACGGCGAGGGCGGCATGCTCACGGAAGCGGTGCGGCAGAAACCGTATTCGGTGGTGCTGCTCGATGAAGTCGAAAAGGCTGACCCGGACGTGCTCAACCTGTTCTACCAGATCTTCGACAAAGGCGTGGCCAACGACGGCGAAGGGCGTGAGATCGATTTCCGCAACACGCTGATCCTGATGACTTCGAACCTGGGCAGCGACAAGATCAGCGACCTCTGCGAAAACGGTGCGCGGCCAACCGCCGAAGTCCTCGAAGAAACCATTCGCCCGGTGCTCAGCAAACACTTCAAACCGGCGCTGCTGGCGCGGATGAAAGTGGTGCCGTACTACCCGGTCGGCGGCCCGGTGCTGCGCGAGCTGATCGAGATCAAACTCGGTCGTCTGGGCGAGCGCCTGAATCGTCGTCAGCTGGATTTCACTTGGTGCCAGAACCTCGTCGATCACCTGTCCGAGCGCTGCACGCAAAGCGAAAGCGGCGCGCGCCTCATCGACCATCTGCTCGACCAGCACGTATTGCCGCTGGTGGCCGACCGTCTGCTCGATGCGATGGCCACGGGTGAAAGCCTCAAGCGCGTGCACGCCACGCTCGACGGCGACGCCAGCGTGACGTGCGAGTTCGCCTGA
- the tssF gene encoding type VI secretion system baseplate subunit TssF encodes MSFNHYYQSELTALRQLGRRFAERSPALAPYLGQAGRDPDVERLLEGFAFLTGRLRQKLDDELPELSHSLMQLLWPNYMRPLPAFSILQFDPLKRSGPALRVERDTPIESKPIEDVRCRFRTCYPTDVLPLDLAALNYSVKGDGSLLSLRLEMSADGHLGELELSKLRLHFAGERYISQMLYLSLLRNLDGIELIPLDGAGKPIDGVSGKPMAFKIPGDRVKPVGFAEEEALIPYPLNTFRGYRYLQEYFAFQDKFLFVDVHGLDILKALPEDTLKQMRGLEMRFDIRKSGIMRMRPTLDNVKLFCTPIANLFAHDALPIRLDGKQDEYLLLPAEYDLENCGVFSVETVTGWKPGGLGYQEYVPFESFEHDPSFDVPNSRPHYSIRQRSSLLHDGLDTYLSFGIRHTEAHETLSIELMCTNQNLPKKLKLGDICMACEETPEFLSFRNITPATPSFAPPLNRDFLWKLISNMSLNYLSLADVNALKVILETYDLPRYYDQHAEKVSKRLLGGLKHIKHHHVDRLHRGLPVRGLRTELTIDPEGYIGEGDLFVFASVLNEFFALYASLNSFHELRVKSTQGEVYQWTPRMGLQPLL; translated from the coding sequence ATGTCCTTTAACCACTACTACCAAAGCGAACTCACCGCACTGCGCCAGCTCGGTCGCCGTTTCGCCGAGCGTAGTCCGGCGCTGGCGCCGTATCTGGGGCAGGCCGGGCGGGATCCGGATGTGGAGCGGTTGCTGGAAGGCTTTGCGTTTCTCACTGGGCGTCTGCGCCAGAAGCTCGATGACGAGCTGCCGGAGCTCAGCCATTCGTTGATGCAATTGCTGTGGCCGAACTACATGCGTCCGCTGCCGGCGTTCAGCATTTTGCAGTTCGATCCGCTCAAGCGTTCCGGGCCGGCATTGCGCGTCGAGCGCGATACGCCGATCGAAAGCAAGCCGATCGAAGACGTGCGTTGCCGCTTCCGTACTTGCTACCCGACTGACGTGCTGCCGCTGGATCTGGCCGCGCTGAATTACTCGGTGAAGGGCGACGGCTCGCTGCTCAGCCTGCGTCTGGAAATGAGCGCCGACGGCCACCTTGGTGAGCTGGAGCTGAGCAAACTGCGTCTGCATTTTGCCGGTGAGCGCTACATCAGCCAGATGCTGTACCTGAGCCTGCTGCGCAACCTCGACGGCATCGAACTGATCCCGCTCGACGGCGCCGGCAAGCCGATCGATGGTGTCAGCGGCAAGCCGATGGCGTTCAAGATTCCCGGCGACCGCGTGAAACCGGTGGGCTTTGCCGAAGAAGAAGCGTTGATCCCGTATCCGCTGAACACCTTTCGTGGCTATCGCTACCTGCAGGAATACTTCGCCTTCCAGGACAAATTCCTTTTCGTCGACGTCCACGGTCTGGACATCCTCAAGGCGCTGCCGGAAGACACGCTCAAGCAGATGCGCGGCCTCGAAATGCGTTTTGATATTCGCAAGAGCGGCATCATGCGCATGCGTCCGACGCTGGATAACGTCAAGTTGTTCTGCACGCCGATTGCCAACCTGTTTGCCCACGATGCACTGCCGATCCGCCTCGACGGCAAGCAGGACGAATACCTGCTGCTGCCGGCGGAATACGATCTGGAAAACTGCGGTGTGTTCTCCGTCGAAACCGTGACCGGCTGGAAGCCCGGCGGCCTCGGTTACCAGGAGTACGTGCCGTTCGAATCGTTCGAGCACGACCCGAGTTTCGACGTGCCCAACAGCCGCCCGCATTACAGCATCCGCCAGCGTTCGTCCTTGCTGCACGACGGCCTCGACACCTACCTGAGTTTCGGCATCCGCCACACCGAAGCCCACGAAACCCTGTCGATCGAGCTGATGTGCACCAACCAGAACCTGCCGAAAAAGCTCAAGCTCGGCGACATCTGCATGGCCTGCGAAGAGACGCCGGAGTTCTTGAGTTTCCGCAACATCACCCCGGCCACCCCGAGTTTTGCGCCGCCGCTGAACCGTGACTTCCTGTGGAAGCTGATCAGCAACATGTCGCTTAACTATCTGTCGCTGGCCGACGTCAATGCGTTGAAGGTGATTCTCGAAACCTACGACTTGCCGCGCTACTACGACCAGCACGCAGAAAAGGTCAGCAAACGCCTGCTCGGCGGCCTCAAGCACATCAAACATCACCACGTCGACCGCTTGCATCGCGGCCTGCCGGTGCGCGGCTTGCGCACCGAACTGACCATCGACCCGGAAGGCTATATCGGCGAAGGCGACCTGTTCGTCTTCGCTTCGGTTCTCAACGAGTTTTTCGCGCTTTACGCCAGTCTCAATTCATTCCATGAGCTGCGGGTAAAAAGCACACAGGGAGAGGTGTACCAATGGACACCACGTATGGGCCTGCAGCCCCTGCTTTAA
- the tssG gene encoding type VI secretion system baseplate subunit TssG gives MDTTYGPAAPALSGLTKVIREYSLFQAVLLVIDRLREAHPHLSEDDLYDQVEFQANPSLGFPRSDVDRVEFFEEHGKMRARMRFNLIGLVGSGSPLPAFYGEQALGDSEDGNPTRNFLDLFHHRLQRLMLPIWRKYRYRASFQSGAVDPFSAQLFALIGLGGDEIRKAKELNWKRLLPYLGLLSLRAHSAALIEAVLRYYFKHEDLVIEQCIERRVEILDEQRNRLGRANSLLGEDLVLGEHVRDRSGKFRIHITELDWQRFHEFLPIGFGYQPLCALVRFTLRDPLDYDIRLVLRQEEIRELRIGEQNACRLGWTSWLGREKADGVVTLGSKIH, from the coding sequence ATGGACACCACGTATGGGCCTGCAGCCCCTGCTTTAAGCGGGCTGACCAAGGTAATACGCGAGTACTCGCTGTTTCAGGCCGTGCTGCTGGTGATCGACCGGCTGCGCGAGGCCCACCCGCACCTGAGCGAAGACGATCTGTACGATCAGGTCGAGTTTCAGGCCAACCCGAGCCTGGGCTTTCCGCGCAGCGACGTCGATCGCGTCGAGTTTTTCGAAGAGCACGGCAAGATGCGCGCACGCATGCGCTTCAACCTGATCGGACTGGTCGGCTCCGGTTCGCCGCTGCCGGCGTTCTACGGCGAGCAGGCGCTGGGCGACAGCGAGGACGGCAACCCGACACGCAACTTCCTTGACCTGTTCCACCATCGCCTGCAACGGCTGATGCTGCCGATCTGGCGCAAGTACCGCTACCGCGCAAGCTTCCAGAGCGGCGCGGTCGATCCGTTCTCGGCGCAACTGTTCGCGCTGATCGGCCTGGGCGGCGACGAGATCCGCAAGGCCAAGGAACTCAACTGGAAACGCCTGCTGCCGTACCTCGGCCTGCTCAGTCTGCGGGCGCACTCGGCGGCGCTGATCGAAGCCGTGCTGCGTTACTACTTCAAGCACGAAGACCTGGTCATCGAGCAATGCATCGAGCGCCGCGTGGAAATTCTCGACGAGCAGCGCAATCGTTTGGGGCGCGCCAACAGCCTGCTCGGCGAAGACCTGGTGCTCGGCGAACACGTGCGCGATCGCAGCGGCAAATTCCGCATTCACATCACCGAACTCGACTGGCAGCGCTTCCACGAATTCCTGCCGATCGGTTTCGGTTACCAGCCGCTCTGCGCGCTGGTGCGGTTCACCCTGCGTGACCCGCTCGATTACGACATTCGCCTGGTCCTGCGCCAGGAAGAAATCCGCGAACTGCGCATCGGTGAACAGAACGCCTGTCGCCTCGGCTGGACCAGCTGGCTGGGCCGCGAGAAAGCGGACGGCGTGGTGACCTTGGGCAGCAAAATTCATTAA
- the tssJ gene encoding type VI secretion system lipoprotein TssJ has translation MSRRSTAFFQTLTALTLLVLLAGCSSLSPYSKVTKINLKLTGSDQLNPDLNGRPSPIVVRLFELKHPVTFENADFFSLYERAKEALNPDLVASEELELRPGETVEMKLKVEEGSLYVGVLAAYRDLPDTQWRHTVQITPLEVTEVDLTLDQTGIRNTHQVLAKADD, from the coding sequence ATGTCTCGCCGCTCGACCGCTTTTTTCCAGACGCTGACTGCGCTCACCCTGCTGGTGCTGCTCGCCGGTTGCTCGTCGCTGTCGCCGTACTCGAAAGTGACCAAGATCAACCTGAAACTCACCGGCAGCGATCAGCTCAACCCGGACCTCAACGGGCGGCCGTCGCCGATCGTCGTGCGCCTGTTCGAACTCAAGCACCCGGTAACTTTCGAGAACGCTGATTTCTTCAGCCTCTACGAACGCGCCAAGGAAGCCCTCAACCCGGATCTGGTCGCCAGCGAAGAACTCGAACTGCGCCCGGGTGAAACCGTGGAGATGAAGCTCAAGGTGGAAGAGGGCAGCCTTTATGTTGGCGTTCTCGCCGCTTACCGCGACTTGCCGGACACCCAATGGCGCCACACGGTTCAGATCACGCCGCTGGAAGTCACCGAAGTCGATCTGACGCTGGACCAGACCGGCATCCGTAACACCCATCAAGTGCTCGCCAAGGCGGATGACTGA
- a CDS encoding sigma-54 interaction domain-containing protein — protein MFTRVPQPLVYAEALLAQFASLSRAADGAALLGDFVRGLAELSGCELTQLYLLDATHTCLGMNAECLDGALQPRQAASLPADYNGEQLLQFALCQNRVVCLDDLSGSLHETSFLPATASAWQSLLCVPLVNSHKAVEGLLLCASRRRTDLQGFADSLGQLGSFVLGQLHLLQRLRQPSAESATAVRSVPSISGYGLIGKSAAMRQTHSLISKVLHSPYTVLLRGETGTGKEVVARAIHDCGPRRSQAFIVQNCAAVPENLLESELFGYRKGAFTGADRDRAGLFDAANGGTLLLDEIGDMPLSLQAKILRVLQEGEIRPLGSNDTHKIDVRIIAATHRDLAALVGEGKFREDLYYRLAQFPIELPALRQREGDILELAQHFAEKTCAYLQRDPVRWSSAALEHLSGYTFPGNVRELKALVERAVLLCEGGELLAEHFALRMEPILEDNSHLNLRERLEQVERTLLLDCLRKNDGNQTLAARELGLPRRTLLYRLGRLNINLGDFDG, from the coding sequence ATGTTCACTCGAGTGCCGCAGCCACTGGTCTACGCCGAAGCGTTGCTGGCGCAGTTCGCCAGTCTGTCGCGGGCGGCGGACGGTGCTGCGCTGCTGGGTGACTTCGTGCGCGGGCTGGCCGAGCTGAGCGGTTGCGAACTGACGCAGCTGTACCTGCTCGACGCCACCCACACTTGCCTGGGGATGAACGCCGAATGCCTCGACGGGGCGCTGCAACCGCGCCAGGCGGCGAGCCTGCCGGCCGATTACAACGGTGAACAACTGCTGCAATTCGCGTTGTGCCAGAACCGCGTGGTATGCCTCGACGATTTGAGCGGCAGCTTGCACGAGACCAGTTTTCTGCCCGCGACGGCCAGCGCCTGGCAGTCGTTGCTGTGCGTGCCGCTGGTCAACAGCCACAAAGCGGTCGAAGGCTTGTTGCTCTGCGCCAGCCGTCGCCGCACCGACTTGCAGGGCTTTGCCGATTCCCTCGGTCAGCTCGGTTCGTTCGTGCTCGGCCAGTTGCATTTGCTGCAACGCCTGCGTCAGCCATCGGCGGAATCGGCCACGGCGGTGCGCAGCGTGCCGAGCATCAGCGGCTACGGTCTGATCGGCAAAAGCGCGGCGATGCGCCAGACCCATTCGCTGATCAGCAAGGTTCTGCACAGCCCGTACACCGTGTTGCTGCGCGGCGAAACCGGCACCGGCAAGGAAGTGGTTGCGCGGGCGATTCACGATTGTGGTCCGCGCCGTTCTCAGGCGTTCATCGTGCAGAATTGCGCGGCGGTGCCTGAAAACCTCCTTGAAAGCGAGCTGTTCGGCTATCGCAAGGGCGCTTTCACCGGTGCCGATCGCGACCGCGCCGGTCTGTTCGATGCGGCCAATGGCGGCACGCTGCTGCTCGACGAGATCGGCGACATGCCGCTGTCGTTGCAGGCGAAGATTCTGCGCGTGTTGCAGGAAGGCGAGATTCGTCCGCTGGGTTCGAACGACACGCACAAGATCGACGTGCGCATCATCGCTGCGACGCACCGCGATCTGGCGGCGCTGGTCGGCGAAGGCAAGTTCCGCGAAGACCTGTATTACCGCCTCGCGCAATTTCCGATCGAGTTGCCGGCCCTGCGGCAGCGCGAGGGCGACATCCTCGAACTGGCGCAACACTTTGCCGAAAAAACCTGTGCCTACCTGCAGCGTGATCCGGTGCGCTGGTCGAGCGCGGCGCTGGAGCACCTGTCGGGTTACACCTTCCCCGGTAACGTGCGCGAACTCAAAGCGCTGGTCGAACGTGCCGTGCTGCTGTGCGAAGGCGGCGAACTGCTCGCCGAACATTTTGCCCTGCGCATGGAGCCGATCCTCGAGGACAACAGCCACTTGAATCTGCGTGAACGTCTGGAGCAGGTCGAGCGCACTTTGTTACTCGATTGCCTGCGCAAGAACGACGGCAACCAGACTCTCGCCGCCCGCGAACTGGGGCTGCCACGGCGCACGCTGCTGTATCGGCTCGGTCGTCTGAACATCAATCTGGGGGATTTCGATGGCTAG